A window of Haliscomenobacter hydrossis DSM 1100 contains these coding sequences:
- a CDS encoding galactosamine-6-phosphate isomerase — protein sequence MDVTRFDNEISLAEAASDHILQAIQQKPDLLLCAATGNTPTLSYQKLVEKASVFPLDQLRLFKLDEWGGVPMEHSGTCETYLQQYLISPLRISTDRYFSFQSNPADPEQECVKVQKMLEQQGPIDLCILGLGLNGHLAFNEPGEYLQPHCHVAQLTEASLGHSMAQDMEGVKLYGLTLGMSDILAAKEIMLLISGASKVEITKRLLEGKISTQLPASFLWLHPKVKVYVVTNFSNDE from the coding sequence ATGGACGTAACCAGATTTGATAACGAGATTTCTCTGGCCGAAGCCGCCAGCGACCATATCCTGCAAGCCATTCAGCAAAAACCAGATCTTTTGCTCTGCGCAGCTACGGGCAATACACCTACCTTGAGTTACCAAAAGCTGGTTGAAAAAGCTTCCGTTTTTCCATTGGATCAATTGCGCCTGTTCAAGCTGGATGAATGGGGCGGCGTGCCGATGGAGCATTCCGGTACCTGTGAAACGTATTTGCAGCAGTATTTGATTTCGCCACTGCGGATCAGTACCGATCGGTATTTTTCCTTCCAAAGCAATCCCGCTGATCCCGAGCAAGAATGTGTAAAGGTGCAAAAAATGCTGGAGCAACAAGGGCCCATCGACCTCTGTATTCTTGGCCTGGGCCTCAATGGGCACCTCGCTTTTAACGAGCCGGGGGAATATTTGCAGCCGCATTGCCATGTAGCGCAACTGACGGAAGCTTCCCTGGGACACAGCATGGCACAGGACATGGAGGGCGTGAAATTGTATGGGCTTACCTTGGGGATGAGTGATATTTTGGCAGCAAAAGAAATTATGCTGCTGATTTCGGGGGCTTCAAAAGTGGAGATTACAAAACGTTTGTTGGAAGGGAAGATTAGTACACAGTTGCCAGCGTCGTTTTTGTGGTTGCATCCGAAGGTGAAGGTGTATGTAGTGACGAATTTTTCGAATGACGAGTGA
- a CDS encoding glycoside hydrolase family 9 protein produces the protein MKNVHRRNYFLFLLMSCTFQVLAGPKTTTEFIKVDQFGYFCQSKKIAVIADPQVGFNASQTFAPGVGNNQYQIRRWDDDHVVFTGTLQIWNNGNTHSQSGDRGWWFDFSTVSTPGSYYVYDVANQVGSFRFDIGDKIYDEVLRQAVRMFFYQRINFAKNPPYVEPKWADAACYGGPNQDKAARSRYDKSNPTTARDVSGGWWDAGDPNKYTTFTFDPLLNMLEAYRLNPTVFKDNYNIPESGNNIPDLLDEIKWELDWLKRMQDATGTNGFMLKVGVDNFNEVPALPSLDTRPRYWVGECTSATITGAAIFACAGQVYKSLPDPALQAYGQDLIDRAVKAWARALVTTNNLSTFETTCDDQNITSGDADRDVEGQLGNAVAAAIYLLEATGNNSYKTAIDANYEKIRPVKENYWVSYNMGVSFALLKYAGMPSATPAVASKIKGQKANMNYAFSINNYQNKTDLYRAFMEDWAHHWGSNNIRSNSGLLNLDFIHFGINTSQHATYYEVAEQYLHWLHGVNPLTMVMLSNMYNYGGEKCVNELYHGWFKDKSDWDNALTSPKGPPPGYVTGGPNKDFSVKTISPPAAQPPQKSYKDWNFSWPENSWEISEPAIYYQAAYIALLSRIIAAGGTACSPATGLHDAPRLEERMQVLPQPSQGAFTLVYAANEQTPCRLNFRDAHGRLLWAKTIEAAVGNNQFELSTQDFPVGIYVLELLTNDGVGVKRVLVQ, from the coding sequence ATGAAAAACGTACATCGTCGCAACTACTTCCTGTTCCTGTTGATGAGCTGCACTTTCCAGGTCTTGGCTGGCCCCAAAACCACCACCGAGTTCATCAAAGTAGACCAGTTCGGTTACTTCTGTCAATCCAAAAAAATTGCCGTCATTGCCGATCCCCAAGTGGGCTTCAATGCTAGTCAAACTTTTGCACCCGGCGTAGGCAACAACCAATACCAAATCCGCCGCTGGGATGACGACCACGTGGTGTTTACTGGCACGCTGCAAATCTGGAACAATGGCAACACCCACAGCCAGTCGGGTGACCGCGGCTGGTGGTTCGATTTCAGCACGGTGTCTACTCCCGGTTCCTATTACGTCTACGATGTAGCGAATCAAGTCGGCTCTTTTCGCTTCGATATTGGAGACAAAATCTACGACGAGGTACTGCGCCAGGCCGTGCGTATGTTTTTTTACCAAAGGATCAATTTTGCCAAAAATCCACCCTACGTTGAACCCAAATGGGCCGATGCGGCCTGCTACGGCGGCCCCAATCAGGACAAAGCCGCCCGTAGCCGTTACGATAAAAGCAACCCCACCACTGCCCGTGATGTGAGCGGAGGCTGGTGGGATGCGGGTGACCCCAACAAGTACACCACTTTCACCTTCGATCCCCTGTTGAACATGCTGGAAGCCTACCGCCTCAACCCCACGGTGTTCAAAGACAACTACAACATCCCCGAATCGGGCAACAACATCCCCGACCTGTTGGACGAAATCAAATGGGAACTCGACTGGCTCAAACGAATGCAGGACGCCACAGGCACCAACGGTTTCATGCTCAAAGTGGGCGTCGACAACTTCAACGAAGTACCCGCGCTGCCCAGTTTGGATACCCGGCCCCGCTATTGGGTGGGGGAGTGTACTTCGGCAACCATCACCGGAGCGGCTATTTTTGCTTGTGCGGGACAGGTATACAAATCGCTGCCCGACCCAGCTCTGCAAGCTTATGGACAAGACCTGATTGATCGGGCGGTCAAAGCCTGGGCACGCGCCCTGGTGACCACCAACAACCTCAGTACTTTTGAAACCACCTGCGACGACCAAAACATCACCTCCGGCGATGCCGATCGCGATGTGGAGGGCCAACTGGGCAATGCCGTGGCTGCCGCGATTTATTTGTTGGAAGCCACGGGGAACAACAGTTACAAAACCGCGATCGACGCCAATTACGAAAAAATACGCCCCGTAAAAGAGAACTATTGGGTTTCCTACAACATGGGCGTTTCTTTTGCCTTGCTCAAATACGCGGGCATGCCCAGCGCTACGCCAGCGGTAGCCAGCAAAATCAAGGGGCAAAAAGCCAACATGAACTACGCCTTTTCCATCAACAATTACCAAAACAAAACCGACCTGTACCGCGCCTTTATGGAAGACTGGGCGCACCACTGGGGCAGCAACAATATTCGCTCCAATTCGGGTTTACTCAACCTGGATTTCATCCATTTTGGCATCAATACCAGCCAGCACGCCACCTATTACGAAGTGGCCGAACAGTACCTGCACTGGCTGCACGGCGTCAACCCCCTGACGATGGTGATGTTGAGCAACATGTACAATTACGGGGGTGAAAAATGTGTCAACGAACTCTACCACGGCTGGTTCAAAGACAAATCGGATTGGGACAACGCCCTGACCTCGCCCAAAGGCCCACCCCCAGGGTACGTAACGGGTGGTCCGAACAAGGATTTTTCGGTAAAAACCATCTCGCCTCCGGCTGCCCAGCCTCCGCAAAAAAGTTACAAAGACTGGAACTTCAGCTGGCCCGAAAATTCCTGGGAAATCAGTGAACCCGCCATTTATTACCAGGCGGCGTACATTGCCCTGTTGAGCCGGATCATCGCAGCCGGTGGTACTGCTTGTAGTCCAGCCACGGGCTTGCACGATGCGCCGCGTTTGGAGGAGCGCATGCAGGTGCTGCCGCAGCCTAGTCAGGGTGCTTTTACCCTGGTGTATGCTGCAAATGAACAAACCCCGTGCCGCCTGAATTTTCGGGATGCTCATGGGCGTTTGTTGTGGGCTAAAACCATCGAAGCAGCGGTGGGGAACAACCAATTCGAGCTGTCGACTCAGGATTTTCCAGTGGGGATATATGTTTTGGAATTGCTTACAAATGATGGGGTAGGGGTGAAGCGGGTGCTGGTGCAGTAG
- a CDS encoding M16 family metallopeptidase has translation MKKTILTSLFSALLLGLSFSAFGQTKLVEKIDRKGSELVISYEKYVLPNGLTVIVHEDHSDPVVHVDVTYHVGSGREEIGKSGFAHFFEHMMFQGSDNVADEEHFKLVTEAGGTLNGSTNRDRTNYYETVPSNQLEVALWLEADRMGFLLDAVTQKKFEIQRATVKNERGQNYDNRPYGLAGEVTSKNLYPYGHPYSWLTIGYVEDLNRVDVNDLKRFFLRWYGPNNATLTVGGDVTAAQVVKLAEKYFGSIPRGPEVSNMPKMVPTLESDRYISYVDNYIRFPRLQMTLPSVPNYHPDKAALDCLASLMAQGKNTVFYQNFIKAQKAQQASAFNQGTELSGEFSIGILPTPGNSLTDIEALIRKSITDFEAKGISDEEVERYKVQYESGRINALSSVSGKVSQLAAYQTFTGNPNMFPVELAAVRAITKADVLRVFNQYVKNKPGVILSILPKSGEVKPAAADNYKVDESKYVAPADQYAGLTYVKAKDNFDRSKKPGSSTNPVVTVPTLWRSKLANGVQIIGTQNSEIPTVTLSISVKGGQMLDPLDKVGLANLCSQMLREGTENYSAEAFEDELRNLGASINVGVSETELTFSMNALVKNLDKSIALLEERVYRSKFKEEDFNRIKQNTIRGIINSSTQAAGVASEVFQALLYGKKDIRGYAVEGTEETVGRITLADVEQYYRNNISAPLTNVVVVGDIKQQEMLPKLAFLNKMTAKPVTLPVLKPLMQSNKAKIYIVDQPKAAQSEIRIGYDALPFDATGEYFKAGLMNYNLGGSFNSRINLNLREDKGYTYGARSGFSGYQTSGYFVASAGVKATATDSSVVEFMKEINKFRTSGVTDAELTFMKSSIGQRDALRYETGFQKAGFLNQIIKYNLPDGFTKKQSEIIKTITKTELNALAKKLLKPEAAYILVVGDKALIKPGLEKLGYEIVELDKKGNVVVAKP, from the coding sequence ATGAAAAAAACCATTTTAACCAGCCTATTTAGCGCTTTGCTACTTGGGTTGAGTTTCAGCGCATTTGGCCAAACCAAACTGGTCGAAAAAATAGACCGCAAGGGCAGCGAGCTCGTCATTTCTTATGAAAAATACGTGCTGCCCAATGGCCTCACCGTCATTGTACACGAAGACCACTCCGACCCGGTCGTACACGTTGATGTGACTTACCACGTAGGATCAGGCCGTGAAGAAATTGGTAAATCCGGTTTTGCCCACTTCTTCGAACACATGATGTTCCAGGGTTCCGATAACGTAGCCGACGAAGAACATTTCAAACTGGTCACCGAAGCAGGCGGCACCCTCAATGGCTCCACCAACCGCGACCGCACCAACTACTACGAAACCGTACCCAGCAACCAATTGGAAGTAGCCCTTTGGCTGGAAGCCGACCGCATGGGCTTTTTGCTGGACGCCGTTACGCAGAAAAAATTTGAAATTCAACGCGCCACGGTGAAAAACGAACGTGGCCAGAATTACGACAACCGTCCTTATGGACTGGCAGGCGAGGTCACCAGCAAAAACTTGTATCCTTATGGCCATCCTTATTCCTGGTTGACCATCGGTTATGTAGAAGACCTCAACCGGGTCGACGTGAACGACCTCAAGCGCTTTTTCCTGCGCTGGTATGGCCCAAACAATGCAACCCTGACTGTGGGCGGTGATGTTACTGCGGCTCAAGTGGTGAAACTGGCGGAAAAATACTTCGGCAGCATCCCACGTGGTCCCGAAGTAAGCAACATGCCGAAGATGGTTCCAACGCTGGAAAGCGACCGTTACATCTCTTATGTCGACAACTACATCCGCTTTCCGCGTCTGCAAATGACCCTGCCCAGCGTGCCCAACTATCACCCTGACAAGGCCGCGTTGGATTGTTTGGCTTCGTTGATGGCACAAGGCAAAAACACCGTTTTTTACCAAAATTTCATCAAAGCCCAAAAAGCCCAGCAGGCCAGTGCGTTTAATCAAGGCACTGAATTGAGTGGCGAATTCAGCATTGGCATTCTGCCTACCCCCGGAAATTCCCTGACCGATATCGAAGCGCTGATCCGCAAATCCATCACAGATTTTGAAGCCAAAGGCATCAGCGATGAAGAAGTGGAGCGGTACAAAGTACAATACGAATCAGGCCGGATCAATGCGCTTTCCAGTGTTTCTGGCAAAGTATCACAACTGGCTGCATACCAGACCTTTACTGGCAATCCCAACATGTTTCCAGTAGAACTGGCGGCGGTACGCGCCATCACCAAAGCGGATGTATTGCGGGTTTTTAACCAGTACGTCAAAAACAAACCGGGCGTAATCCTGAGCATCCTGCCCAAATCTGGCGAGGTAAAACCTGCTGCTGCTGACAACTACAAGGTTGACGAATCCAAATACGTCGCGCCAGCGGATCAATACGCGGGTTTGACCTATGTAAAGGCCAAAGATAATTTTGATCGCAGCAAAAAACCGGGTTCCAGTACCAATCCCGTGGTGACTGTGCCAACGCTCTGGCGCTCCAAACTGGCCAATGGCGTCCAGATCATAGGTACCCAGAACTCTGAAATCCCTACAGTTACTTTGTCGATTAGTGTCAAAGGTGGTCAAATGTTGGACCCATTGGACAAAGTTGGCTTGGCCAACCTGTGCAGTCAAATGTTGCGCGAAGGGACTGAAAACTACAGCGCCGAAGCTTTTGAAGACGAGTTGCGCAACCTGGGTGCCAGCATCAATGTTGGTGTCAGCGAAACAGAACTTACTTTTTCGATGAATGCGTTGGTGAAAAATCTGGACAAAAGTATTGCCCTGTTGGAAGAACGGGTGTACCGTTCCAAATTTAAAGAAGAGGATTTTAACCGCATCAAACAAAACACCATTCGGGGCATCATCAACAGTTCGACCCAGGCGGCGGGGGTTGCCAGCGAAGTTTTCCAAGCTTTGTTGTATGGCAAAAAAGACATCCGTGGCTATGCCGTCGAAGGAACCGAAGAAACGGTTGGCCGGATCACCCTGGCGGATGTCGAGCAGTATTACCGCAACAACATCTCGGCACCACTGACCAACGTGGTGGTAGTAGGCGACATCAAACAACAAGAAATGCTGCCCAAGCTGGCTTTTTTGAATAAGATGACGGCTAAACCCGTCACGCTACCTGTGCTTAAGCCCCTGATGCAAAGCAATAAGGCTAAAATCTACATCGTAGATCAGCCCAAAGCGGCCCAATCAGAAATCCGCATTGGTTACGACGCGCTGCCTTTTGATGCTACGGGTGAGTATTTCAAAGCCGGTTTGATGAACTACAACCTGGGAGGCTCTTTCAACAGCCGTATTAACCTCAATTTGCGGGAAGACAAAGGGTATACGTATGGCGCCCGTTCTGGTTTTTCGGGTTACCAAACCTCTGGATATTTCGTGGCCAGCGCTGGGGTAAAAGCTACCGCAACCGACAGCTCGGTAGTAGAATTCATGAAGGAAATCAACAAGTTTCGCACTTCTGGCGTAACGGATGCAGAGCTCACCTTTATGAAAAGCTCCATTGGCCAACGCGATGCGCTGCGTTACGAAACGGGTTTCCAGAAAGCGGGCTTTTTGAACCAGATCATCAAGTACAACCTGCCGGATGGTTTTACCAAAAAACAAAGCGAGATCATCAAAACCATCACCAAAACCGAGCTGAATGCTCTGGCCAAGAAGTTGCTCAAACCTGAGGCAGCCTATATTCTGGTAGTGGGGGACAAAGCTTTGATTAAGCCGGGTTTGGAAAAATTGGGTTACGAGATTGTGGAGTTGGATAAGAAGGGGAATGTGGTAGTGGCCAAGCCATAA
- the ltrA gene encoding group II intron reverse transcriptase/maturase has product MEDQSKLRNKYQQKDGAEGQLPLFGKKKWELSDAERVFSLQCKLYQKAKQDKGYKFYVLYDKVFQKHMLSVAWKAVKANQGSPGIDGISINDIEQGGVENYLEELGEELRTKRYRTQAVKRVMIPKANGGERPLGIPTVRDRIVQTACKLLIEPIFEADFEESSYGFRPERSSGDALGAIKGYLQEGKSEVLDADLSKYFDTIPHDKLLIGLKERISDGRILDLIGQWLKAPIYEDGQFKGGKKNKVGTPQGGVISPLLANIYLNLLDRIVNNPKSLFYQGGVKIVRYADDFVLMGKQIGEQVKEQLKSLLSRMGLSLNEQKTRTVEAKAESFNFLGFTIRYDKDLWDRNKRYWNIIPSQKSEQKIRDKIDTYLEAHGHYKGEQVSEDLNKLLRGWLNYFDIKGVSYPAVSKRRLRHYLQERLNRYYNRKSQRKCRLYGQRAFEALVEKYGLIDPTKYTSGGVRL; this is encoded by the coding sequence ATGGAAGACCAGTCAAAATTGAGAAATAAGTATCAACAGAAAGACGGAGCGGAGGGACAACTGCCACTATTCGGGAAGAAGAAATGGGAGTTGAGCGATGCGGAAAGGGTATTTTCGTTACAATGCAAGCTATACCAAAAAGCCAAGCAGGACAAGGGGTATAAGTTTTACGTGTTATACGACAAGGTGTTTCAAAAACATATGTTGAGCGTTGCATGGAAGGCAGTAAAAGCGAACCAAGGCTCCCCCGGCATAGACGGGATCAGCATAAATGATATTGAGCAAGGCGGCGTAGAGAACTATTTGGAGGAACTAGGGGAGGAACTAAGGACGAAGCGCTACCGGACGCAAGCAGTAAAACGGGTAATGATCCCGAAAGCGAACGGAGGAGAACGTCCATTGGGGATACCGACGGTTAGAGACCGGATAGTACAGACAGCATGTAAACTACTAATAGAACCGATCTTTGAAGCGGACTTTGAGGAAAGTTCCTATGGGTTCCGCCCAGAACGCAGTTCTGGGGATGCACTAGGAGCGATCAAGGGTTATCTACAGGAAGGGAAGAGTGAAGTATTGGATGCGGACTTGAGTAAATACTTTGATACGATACCACACGATAAACTGCTGATTGGGCTAAAAGAGCGGATCAGTGACGGACGGATATTGGACTTAATCGGTCAATGGTTGAAAGCGCCGATATACGAGGACGGACAGTTTAAAGGGGGCAAGAAGAACAAAGTAGGGACACCACAAGGGGGCGTGATCTCGCCCTTACTGGCCAATATATACCTGAACCTATTAGATCGGATCGTGAACAATCCGAAGAGTTTGTTTTACCAAGGTGGAGTGAAGATAGTACGGTATGCAGATGATTTTGTGTTAATGGGCAAACAGATCGGAGAACAAGTGAAGGAGCAGCTCAAAAGCTTGCTAAGTCGAATGGGATTAAGCTTGAATGAGCAGAAAACCCGAACGGTGGAAGCAAAAGCGGAGAGCTTTAACTTTTTAGGGTTCACCATCCGCTACGACAAGGATTTATGGGATCGTAACAAACGCTACTGGAACATCATTCCAAGTCAGAAATCGGAGCAAAAGATCCGAGACAAGATCGATACATATCTTGAAGCACATGGTCACTACAAGGGAGAACAAGTGAGCGAAGACCTGAATAAGCTATTACGGGGATGGTTGAACTACTTTGACATCAAAGGGGTGAGCTATCCAGCGGTGAGCAAAAGACGGTTACGGCACTACCTGCAAGAGCGACTGAACCGTTACTATAACCGCAAGAGTCAACGGAAGTGTAGGCTTTATGGACAAAGAGCCTTTGAGGCATTAGTCGAAAAGTATGGACTAATCGACCCGACGAAATACACTTCCGGAGGAGTTCGCCTGTGA
- a CDS encoding M61 family metallopeptidase, whose translation MKSTVRFCCLLLLLITSTGGLLARPSSIAFTISMEQPATHIFQVNMECQGFGATSIDFKMPVWTPGYYQRLDFAQYVEQFKALDSKGKPLPWEKINDNTWRVHAASRRGIVLNYQVKTQRSFVATPYLDEERGYILPGGVFMYPVGQLAHPSVVQIVPFSSWKNVATGLEAVPGKAYTFRSPNFDILYDSPLLVGNLEELPPFTVAGKTHRFIGYKLGQFDKVRLMNDLQKIVQASVDLIGHIPYKDYTFIAIGPGGGGIEHLNSTTFTFTDESQNNPQSRLRTLFFLAHEYFHHYNVKRIRPIELGPFDYDQGSRTNQLWISEGLTVYYEYLLLRRAGLCNDEELLEALRKNIQGFEDKPGRLYQTLLQASYETWSDGPFGRTGDEVNKTISYYDKGPIVGWMFDLHIRHLTGNKKSLDDVMRTLYQEYYLKQQRGFTEQEFRKVCEDIAGTNLEELFRYVGSTTEIDYTKHLDHAGLHIDLERQTVPGAWLGVTTRVAKDSTVITAVEFDSPAWQAGLRRRDVILEIDNQPAKAFPFGNMIKDQLPGAEMKLVVAQRGEKKTLTLILGKKLERSFKITPQANAGKQQRAILEGWLRGKVSP comes from the coding sequence ATGAAATCTACAGTCAGATTCTGTTGTTTATTGTTGCTCTTGATCACTTCAACCGGAGGGCTGCTGGCCCGACCAAGTTCCATTGCTTTTACCATTTCAATGGAACAACCCGCTACGCACATTTTTCAGGTCAACATGGAATGCCAGGGTTTTGGTGCAACATCCATTGATTTTAAAATGCCCGTTTGGACACCCGGCTACTACCAACGCCTGGATTTTGCCCAATACGTCGAACAGTTTAAAGCCCTTGACAGCAAAGGCAAACCCTTGCCATGGGAAAAAATCAACGACAATACCTGGCGCGTGCATGCAGCTTCCCGCCGGGGCATCGTGTTGAATTATCAGGTGAAAACGCAACGTTCTTTTGTGGCCACTCCTTACCTAGATGAAGAACGGGGCTACATTCTCCCGGGCGGGGTATTTATGTATCCAGTTGGTCAACTTGCGCATCCTTCGGTTGTACAGATTGTTCCTTTTTCTTCCTGGAAAAATGTCGCAACCGGACTGGAAGCCGTTCCGGGAAAAGCTTACACTTTCCGTTCCCCAAACTTCGACATCCTGTACGATAGCCCACTTTTGGTCGGCAATTTGGAAGAACTGCCCCCGTTCACCGTTGCGGGCAAAACCCACCGCTTCATCGGGTACAAACTGGGACAGTTTGACAAAGTCAGGTTGATGAATGACCTGCAAAAAATCGTGCAAGCCTCGGTAGACCTCATCGGCCACATCCCGTACAAAGACTATACGTTTATTGCCATCGGTCCCGGTGGGGGCGGCATTGAACACCTGAACTCGACTACTTTTACTTTTACAGACGAAAGCCAAAACAATCCCCAAAGCCGCCTGCGTACCTTGTTTTTTTTGGCCCATGAATATTTCCACCACTACAATGTCAAACGCATCCGTCCCATCGAACTCGGGCCTTTTGACTACGACCAGGGCAGCCGTACCAATCAGCTCTGGATTTCGGAAGGCCTGACCGTGTACTACGAATACCTGTTGCTGCGCCGGGCTGGCTTGTGTAACGATGAAGAGTTGTTGGAAGCGCTTCGCAAAAACATCCAGGGTTTTGAAGACAAACCCGGGCGTTTGTACCAAACCCTCCTGCAAGCCAGTTACGAAACCTGGAGCGATGGCCCCTTTGGCCGCACCGGAGATGAGGTGAACAAAACCATTTCTTATTACGACAAAGGCCCCATCGTGGGTTGGATGTTCGACTTGCACATTCGCCACCTCACGGGCAACAAAAAATCGCTGGACGATGTGATGCGTACCCTGTACCAGGAATACTACCTCAAACAACAACGGGGATTTACGGAGCAGGAATTTCGCAAAGTATGTGAAGACATCGCAGGAACCAATCTGGAAGAGCTGTTTCGTTACGTCGGTAGCACCACCGAAATTGATTACACCAAACACCTGGATCACGCGGGTCTCCATATAGACCTGGAGCGACAAACTGTGCCAGGTGCCTGGCTGGGGGTCACAACCCGCGTGGCCAAAGACAGCACGGTGATTACCGCAGTAGAATTCGATTCGCCAGCCTGGCAAGCGGGATTGCGCCGACGCGATGTCATTTTGGAGATTGACAATCAGCCCGCTAAAGCCTTTCCTTTTGGCAACATGATCAAAGACCAGTTGCCCGGAGCGGAAATGAAATTAGTGGTGGCACAACGTGGCGAGAAAAAAACGCTGACCTTGATTTTGGGTAAAAAATTGGAGCGTTCGTTTAAAATCACACCGCAAGCCAATGCGGGTAAACAACAAAGAGCAATTTTAGAGGGCTGGTTGAGGGGGAAGGTTTCGCCTTAG